TATTCTGCATAAGCTCAATCAGGCGATGGCATTTGAGCAATTTCTGCATAAAAAATATATAGGGCATAAAAGATTCTCCCTTGAGGGTGCTGAAACCCTAATCCCGATGATGCACTTTCTGATGGAGAAGGCGGGTGAAAAAGACATTGAGAAGTTTTTCCTCGGTATGGCTCATCGAGGTCGATTGAATATTCTTGTGAATATCATGAACAAGCCCTATCGCAAGGTATTTGCCGATTTTGAAGGGAATATCGATCCGGATACAATACAGGGTTCCGGTGACGTGAAATATCACCTGGGATCAAAAGGTTCTTACGAAACCAAGAGCGGCAAAGCCATTGAGCTTGAACTCCTGCCGAACCCAAGTCACCTTGAAGCTGTAAACCCGGTGGTTGAGGGTGCTACTCGTGCCAACCAGGATCACTACGAAGGTGAAGATGATGCCAGTAAGAAAATAGTTCCTGTATTGATGCACGGAGATGCTGCATTTGCAGGTCAGGGCGTTGTAGCCGAGACACTCAATATGTCGCAACTTCGCGGGTATGAAACGGGCGGCACAATACATGTTATCATCAATAATCAGATTGGATTTACCACTCTGCCAGAAGATGCCCGTTCTACTGAATACGCATCCGATCTGGCGAAAATGATTCTAGCACCGATATTCCATGTAAATGGTGATGATCCGGAAGCCGCTGTTCATGCGATGAATTTAGCTATCGAGTATCGTCAGAAATTTGGAAAGGATGTGGTTATCGACCTGATCTGCTACCGTAAGCATGGCCATAACGAGGGTGATGAACCTGCGTTCACACAACCGGGTATGTATAAAGAGATTGACAATCATGATCCGGTGCGCGACATCTATGTAAAAGAGCTGCTTAGAAAAGGAGAATTCAGCGAAGAGGAAATTCAGGCTATTTTTGATGAATTTGATGAATTACTGAATGAGGCATTTGAAGATGCAAAAAGCTCTCCTGCTCTCGAAGTTACAGACAAAATGCTCGACCGGACCGAAGAGCAACAGAAAGAGAGAGACACATTCCCGGATACGACGTACTCTATTGAGGAACTAAAAGAGATTGCAGTTAAACTCAATACTGTTCCTAAAAACTTCGATGCGAATCCTAAACTTCTTCGTCAGCTTGCCAAGCGGGCTGATGCAGCGAAGAAGAATGAGAAGAAAATTGATTGGGGTTTTGCTGAAGCACTCGCATTTGGGTCTCTGTTAAAAAGCGGCAGAACGATCCGCTTGACCGGTCAGGATGTTGAACGAGGCACATTTTCTCACAGACATGTTGTACTTCACGGAACGGAGACAGCTCAGCGTTTTATCCCGTTAAATAATCTCGAAGAAGATCAGGGGGCTTTTTTCCCTTTCAACAGTCTTTTGAGTGAATTTTCCGCTTTGGGATATGAGTTTGGGTACTCCGCTGCCAAACCGGATGCACTGGTCATCTGGGAAGCTCAGTTCGGTGACTTCGTGAATGGTGCTCAGGTCATCATCGATCAGTTCATTTCTGCTTCTGAAGCGAAATGGGGGCAAAAATCGGCGTTGGTCATGACACTTCCACACGGATATGAGGGTCAGGGACCGGAGCACTCTTCTGCCCGATTGGAAAGATTCCTACAGCTTTGTGCTGAAGATAATATGCAGATTGCCAATCTGACCACACCAACCCAATATTTCCACGCTCTTCGTAAGCAGACCTTGCAAGAGAATAAAAAGCCAATGATCATTATGTCTCCAAAAAGCTTATTGAGACATCCGTTGGCGGTTTGTAATGTAGAAGAGTTGGCAAATGGTAAATTCATGCCATTCATAAAAGATCAGGAAGTTGAAGATCCAAAATCTATAGACCGGATTGTTATCTGTTCCGGTAAAGTCTACTACGATCTTTATAAAGAGCGTGAAGAACGAGGTCTTGATAATGTAGCTTTGGCAAGACTGGAGCAATTTTATCCATTCCCGGATAAAGATATTTCAGGCTATCTGGAAGAGATGAAACATGTGAAAGATATTGTTTGGTGCCAGGAAGAACCTAAAAATATGGGAGCCTGGAACTTCGCTGCAACCCGTTTTATGGAAGTTCTGAAGAAAGGACAAAATCTAACCTATGCCGGGCGACAAGCATCTGCTTCACCTGCAGCCGGACAGAAGAAGATCCATGAAGTTGAACAGCGGAACCTGATAGAAAAAGCACTCAACGCGTAGTCAATCACATCTATCTCTGAAAAATTCAATAAAAAAGGCGACTGAGTAATTAGTCGCCTTTTTTGTATGGGGAATATCAGAGAAGCCGGTGGCAGATTATCTCAATCCGTTCGGCACACCTTTGCAAATTCTACTCACTGCATCGTGGCTGTGTAAGCTTTCGAGGTGAGCACATCGAACTACAAAGTCTCGGATTCGCTCGTCTGTATTTAGTTCGTCATAAAGAAGACGTGCTGCGTCTTCTACAAATTTCTGATAAGCTCCGTTTAACTCTGCGAAGGCCTGTTCATCTTCTCGCTTAACCATCACCTGAGTTTCAGTTTTTAGAGCTTCACGGCAAGCCATTACCAAATCGTCAATCATCATTTCGCTGTTCAGCTGAACGGTGATATTGGCAACACTGCGCTGGCTATGAGGAATCGTAGCAACATCACGGGTTTCCCGGGCATGCTCTGCCAGTTCAAATGAACAGGGACATGCGCTGCTGTATTCAAAATCAATATGAACAAAGCGTGTAAATTTGCCCTGTTCATCCAGCTTACCTTCAATGGCTACATTGTAGTACTGATATCCACTCATACCCGATCGGAGGCTTTCCTGAATCATCGGATAGCTAAATGATAGTTTCAGGAATGCGGAACGGGATTCCAGATCTTCCTGATACTGCTCTAAAATATCTCTCAGCTTGTCAGGATGAAAAATTTCATCCTTAAACTTATAAAACGTTCTCATGATCCGGCTCATGTTAATGCCTTTCTTTCCGGCATCAAGTCCTACATAACCATCCACGGATGTTTCAAGTGTAATAACATCACCCGAAGGAGTTGGATATTTTAACGGTAGCTTGAAGTTAGAAATACCAACTTGTTGAATAGGTACATTTGCACCTTCTATCAATGAAGCCGGTCCATTTTGTAAATCGGGCAAACTCTCTTTGTACTGATCGGTTACCACAAATGTTGGGTCGTAGAATCTCTTTAGGTTTGTTGAAATCATAATTCAATCTGTTTCAAAATTTTTAAACTGCCCGATAAGGACAATATTCTGCAATATTTCGTTCAGTCTCGAACAGCTTTACAGAATAAAGCTTCGATTTTCCATAGGCTGCGTCTGTCACGTCATGCTCCAGTTCATCAAAAAATGCTTTAACCAGATTTTCTGATGTTGGGATAATATTATCTAAGAAAGGAACCTCAATATTCAGATTTTTATGATCACATGGATCAAGAATTCGTTCTTGAATGATTGATTTTAGCTTTCCTAAATCTATGACGTAACCTGTTTCGGGGTCAGGTTCACCTGCCACAGTAACTTCCAGAACATAGTTATGTCCGTGCCAGTTGGGGTTATTACATTTCCCAAAAGTTTTCTGATTCCATTCGTCAGACTTACCGGGGTTATGTAATCTGTGAGAAGCGTTAAAATGCGCCTTTCTTGTTACAAAAATCAAAGCTATGGGGTTTGGTCATTTTTATTTTACACCTGTAGAACACCGCATGATTGATTACGGTTCCCGATCACAAATTTATAAAATGACTGAACAACGAACCCAATAAAAAAAGGCCCAATCGAAATCATTCGAGTGAGCCTTTCCGTAAGAATTCAGCTTGAAAAGAGAGTTGGCTTAGTTAATTCGGTAGGTAAAACTGAGCTTAAATGTTCTGCCCGGATTCAAAGCACTATTGGTGAAATAGGTTCCGGCATCCTCCTGATACTGAACCACACTGTAGTCTAATAAATTACTCACACTCAGTGAAGCAGACATTCTGTTCAAGAAGCTTTTTTGAACTCTGAAACTCATATCCGGCATCGGGCGTGAACTCGAGAGCCTGCCTTCTTCATTTAACTTGCCATTCACTTCATAGATATCAGGTGCTGCCCCGGAGCCATTTGCAGCAAGTCTTGCACCGGCAAAATTTGCATAGAGTGCCGCATCCCAACCGGTCTGACTATTTTCGTACATCAGCATCATATTAACCAGATAAGGCGACTGAAATGGAAATGGCCTGAATGACTTAATAGACGGGTCCAGATTGCGTCGTGTTTCCAACTCGCTCTCACCCAAATCTACTCTTGAATTGGTATATGTAAAGTTTGTTGAGAACTTGAAGTTGTTCAGAGCATCAGCAATAAAACCCAACTCTTTTCTGAACTCCATTTCAAACCCGAAAAGTCGGCCATTGTTTGTATTCACAAATTGATACTGTGGCTGATCGGATGCAACGTCTAACTCCCTTACAATTGGATTGGTAAAGTCTTTGTAAAATGCACTCACAGCAAGCATTTCTCCGGCATTTGGAAAAATTTCGTACCGCATATCCAGATTAATCACATTGGTTCGATCAATATCAGGATTACCAACTACCGGAAATCCACCCAGCAGGTCAAAAGAAGCAAACGGGGCAAGCTCTCTCATATTTGGCCTTGCAAGTGTCTGGCTTCCGCTAAACCTCAGGTTCGATTCTTCATTGAGAGCATAGATGACATTCATGGATGGTAAAATATCCACTTCATTAATACCACCTTCAGTTACAGACTCTCCCCTGGAACCCGGAGTGATTGAAAAGTCTGTATGTTCAATACGTGCTCCACCAAATACTTTTAGTTTATCTGTGATATCCCAAACGCCCATCAGGTAACCCGCTGTAACTTGTTCCGAACCTTCATAGCTATTTTCCGGGCGGGTTTGGTCGCGATAAGTTAATCCAAGAATGAGATCACCATTTTCGTCTCTACCCAATATACCGGTATTATTTCGAGAAAAATAGTTAACAAAATCTCCCGATGCTTCACGGTAACTTAAAAAGTTTGGGCTTGAGGGATCTGTTCCATTGTTCTCCAGCTGAAAGCGAAATTCGTTGAAATTGCGATCTTTCTTAGTGAAGAATCCCCCTGATTTTACACTAAACTTATTTGAAAATTTATATTCAAGGTCCAGTTTTCCATTGTACTGTGTGTCATTCAAATCTCTGAAAAAATGGAATGGCAGCTGAACTTCCCGAACAAAGAAGTACTGTCCCTGTTCGTCTACCGGAGAACCGATAAATCGCGTATTGGGCTCGTACTGACTCGATTTCACATAGTTACCTGACCATCGAACTTCCAGATTGTTAACGTTATGGCGACCCTTCAGTTGATTATTAAACAGTTCTCGCTGTACAAATGAAATTACCCGGTTGTTATACGTGCCGGATGACAACGCTCCCGGGTAGGCACCGTTCCGCATATCCAATACAGATTCCGTCGCATTATTGTTATAGATGGTGGTAAATGTGATCTCATTTTTTTCATTAAACTGCAGAGTGGTTGACCCTATCAAGCCATTATTTATCTCATCTATGCTTTCACTGCCGTTGTTGAGTTGAAAATCCTGCATACGGCTGCTATTTCCATCCGGTATTCGTGCCGTGTAATTGTTGATCTCACGTTCATCGTATTGAGAAAATGATTTACTGTAATTGATTCCAACATTATACCCAATTTGTGTTTCCCCGAAATAGTGACGATTACCAAAAGAAACATTCAGACTATGATCCAAACCCGGTGTCTCCTGCTGTACATTGAAAGGCCTGTCAGAAAAAGATTGCATTGTTGAATTGAAAGCCGATATATCCTGATCACTCATCTGATTATTCTGAATTTGTATCAAATACAGGTTCAGTCTATTTAAATATTCATTATCAGA
This is a stretch of genomic DNA from Rhodohalobacter barkolensis. It encodes these proteins:
- the folE2 gene encoding GTP cyclohydrolase FolE2; amino-acid sequence: MISTNLKRFYDPTFVVTDQYKESLPDLQNGPASLIEGANVPIQQVGISNFKLPLKYPTPSGDVITLETSVDGYVGLDAGKKGINMSRIMRTFYKFKDEIFHPDKLRDILEQYQEDLESRSAFLKLSFSYPMIQESLRSGMSGYQYYNVAIEGKLDEQGKFTRFVHIDFEYSSACPCSFELAEHARETRDVATIPHSQRSVANITVQLNSEMMIDDLVMACREALKTETQVMVKREDEQAFAELNGAYQKFVEDAARLLYDELNTDERIRDFVVRCAHLESLHSHDAVSRICKGVPNGLR
- a CDS encoding TonB-dependent receptor; amino-acid sequence: MKYFFSIIISLLLAVPALAQEGTLTGVVVDEQTGEEMIGVNVFIPSTSGGGVTDVNGKYNIRLTPGTYTVEFSYITHQKKIVEDVEVREGEVTQLDITMSQSNQELDEVVVSARRIDNNEVSLLRLQKRSLPVQDGISSEEISRIGFSNSAESMRQVTGASVEGGKFIVMRGLGDRYSISSMDGIVLPTTNPYRNSASLDLIPSSMVDNIVVKKTFSPDLPGNFTGGAVDITTKSLPDRYYLRLSSSVSFNDQTTFNENFLGDPINNSLSRLGFDDGSRKKKSDWSDNEYLNRLNLYLIQIQNNQMSDQDISAFNSTMQSFSDRPFNVQQETPGLDHSLNVSFGNRHYFGETQIGYNVGINYSKSFSQYDEREINNYTARIPDGNSSRMQDFQLNNGSESIDEINNGLIGSTTLQFNEKNEITFTTIYNNNATESVLDMRNGAYPGALSSGTYNNRVISFVQRELFNNQLKGRHNVNNLEVRWSGNYVKSSQYEPNTRFIGSPVDEQGQYFFVREVQLPFHFFRDLNDTQYNGKLDLEYKFSNKFSVKSGGFFTKKDRNFNEFRFQLENNGTDPSSPNFLSYREASGDFVNYFSRNNTGILGRDENGDLILGLTYRDQTRPENSYEGSEQVTAGYLMGVWDITDKLKVFGGARIEHTDFSITPGSRGESVTEGGINEVDILPSMNVIYALNEESNLRFSGSQTLARPNMRELAPFASFDLLGGFPVVGNPDIDRTNVINLDMRYEIFPNAGEMLAVSAFYKDFTNPIVRELDVASDQPQYQFVNTNNGRLFGFEMEFRKELGFIADALNNFKFSTNFTYTNSRVDLGESELETRRNLDPSIKSFRPFPFQSPYLVNMMLMYENSQTGWDAALYANFAGARLAANGSGAAPDIYEVNGKLNEEGRLSSSRPMPDMSFRVQKSFLNRMSASLSVSNLLDYSVVQYQEDAGTYFTNSALNPGRTFKLSFTYRIN
- a CDS encoding 6-pyruvoyl trahydropterin synthase family protein translates to MIFVTRKAHFNASHRLHNPGKSDEWNQKTFGKCNNPNWHGHNYVLEVTVAGEPDPETGYVIDLGKLKSIIQERILDPCDHKNLNIEVPFLDNIIPTSENLVKAFFDELEHDVTDAAYGKSKLYSVKLFETERNIAEYCPYRAV
- a CDS encoding multifunctional oxoglutarate decarboxylase/oxoglutarate dehydrogenase thiamine pyrophosphate-binding subunit/dihydrolipoyllysine-residue succinyltransferase subunit; the protein is MKSLESVFGPNSALVEELYEQYQSNPDSVPNHWRKYFDQIDGNEIPAPEQTTKKPAPSERKKETETKKEPSKPKPSKPKKETQEPTIPEGAELEKIKGVASKIVENMDESVEVPTATSLRVLPVKMLTEDRSIVNTHLLKRGEPKASFTHFIAWAVIRALKDFPSINAYYAQKDGAHYRVNPGQINLGIAVDLESRDGSRNLVVPNIKGVDKMNFKEFLYAYAEIIDKARNGNLEVSDFQNTTISVTNPGTIGTVSSVPRLMKGQGAIIATGAINYPAEFQSMAQDVLNQLGVSKVMTVTCTYDHRIIQGAESGMFLQKVHQLLNGEEDFYDTIFRDLEIPYQPLPYGEDKYEGQLSGKANTLEQDRRAIAVWRLINMYRMRGHVLADLDPLGSGPGQSPELDLEYYGLTLWDLDREFFCDGLGGKKTAKLRDIIQLLRSTYCGKIGAEYKHLLDLNERKWLRETMESTTNKPNLSKEQKEDILHKLNQAMAFEQFLHKKYIGHKRFSLEGAETLIPMMHFLMEKAGEKDIEKFFLGMAHRGRLNILVNIMNKPYRKVFADFEGNIDPDTIQGSGDVKYHLGSKGSYETKSGKAIELELLPNPSHLEAVNPVVEGATRANQDHYEGEDDASKKIVPVLMHGDAAFAGQGVVAETLNMSQLRGYETGGTIHVIINNQIGFTTLPEDARSTEYASDLAKMILAPIFHVNGDDPEAAVHAMNLAIEYRQKFGKDVVIDLICYRKHGHNEGDEPAFTQPGMYKEIDNHDPVRDIYVKELLRKGEFSEEEIQAIFDEFDELLNEAFEDAKSSPALEVTDKMLDRTEEQQKERDTFPDTTYSIEELKEIAVKLNTVPKNFDANPKLLRQLAKRADAAKKNEKKIDWGFAEALAFGSLLKSGRTIRLTGQDVERGTFSHRHVVLHGTETAQRFIPLNNLEEDQGAFFPFNSLLSEFSALGYEFGYSAAKPDALVIWEAQFGDFVNGAQVIIDQFISASEAKWGQKSALVMTLPHGYEGQGPEHSSARLERFLQLCAEDNMQIANLTTPTQYFHALRKQTLQENKKPMIIMSPKSLLRHPLAVCNVEELANGKFMPFIKDQEVEDPKSIDRIVICSGKVYYDLYKEREERGLDNVALARLEQFYPFPDKDISGYLEEMKHVKDIVWCQEEPKNMGAWNFAATRFMEVLKKGQNLTYAGRQASASPAAGQKKIHEVEQRNLIEKALNA